A stretch of DNA from bacterium:
GTAGCGAAGCCCGAGCGATGCCCTGGACGGCAGGCAGGTAACCGGGGGCCAGCTCGAGCGCCGTCTCATACGCCTCGAACGCCTCATCCAACTGCCCGGCATGATCGAGCGTCAACGCTAGGTTGACCCGTGGATCCGGATGACCAGGCAAGAGCCTCCGCGCCCACTCGAACTCGTGTGCGGCCTCGTAGAACTCCTCCCGGCGCAGGAAGATCACGCCGAGGTTGTTGTGCGCCTGGCCGTGGAAGATGTCGGCGGTGAGTGCCTCGCGTAGGAGCTCCTCTGCAGCGACTGGATTCGAGACGATCAGATCGGCGGCTTGTCGCGTGAGTCTCTCCGCACGCTGTG
This window harbors:
- a CDS encoding tetratricopeptide repeat protein codes for the protein MKTALVVLALAVGCTSSPPGPYTTPTEVERDTQRAERLTRQAADLIVSNPVAAEELLREALTADIFHGQAHNNLGVIFLRREEFYEAAHEFEWARRLLPGHPDPRVNLALTLDHAGQLDEAFEAYETALELAPGYLPAVQGIARASLRAGRDDARLRGWLERIAIEAEEDGWREWAQLEATMLRDRSP